Within Kineothrix sp. MB12-C1, the genomic segment TTGGACTTATTACACATGCGTTTTCACGAATCTATAAACACAGTTTACTTTTATTCCTCGCTGGGATTAAGCTGTAAACCGAGTTCCTTTAATTTAGCCAAAACTTCCTCCAAGGACTTGCGTCCTAAGTTACGAACCTTCATCATATCTTCAGGCGTTTTGTTTGTTAATTCTTCCACCGTATTGATTCCGGCTCTCTTCAAACAGTTATAGGAACGAACAGAGAGTTCAAGCTCATCAATGCTCATTTCTAATACCTTTTCTTTTTCATCATCCTCTTTTTCTACCATAACTTCTGCCGTTTTGGCATTTTCAGATAGATCGATGAAAAGACTTAAATGTTCGCTGAGTACTTTTGCAGCCAAACTAACCGCTTCGTCGGGAACTAAAGTTCCGTTCGTATACACATCGAGTGTCAGTTTGTCATAGTCCGTAATCTGACCTACACGAGTGTTCTCAATCGTCACATTTACTCTTTCAACAGGTGTATAAATGGAATCGATTGCAATCACACCGATTGGCAAATCTTCCAATTTGTTCTTATCGGCGCCTACATAACCTCTGCCTTTTGAAATGGTAAGCTCCATATACAATTTTGTATCTTTTCCGCTTAAGGTAGCGATTACTAAATCGGGATTTAAGATTTCAATATCCTGATCCACCTGAATATCGGATGCCTTTACAACACCTTCGCCGTCAAATTCAACATATGCCGTCTTAGGTTCATTTGTATCGCTGTTATTTCTAATAGCGAGACCTTTAATATTCATAATGATTTCGGTAACATCTTCCTTTACGCCCGGAATGGAACTGAATTCGTGTAAAACTCCTTCAATCTTCACCTGACTTACCGCAGCACCAGGTAAAGAAGAAAGCATAATTCTTCTTAATGAGTTGCCCAGCGTAATGCCATAGCCTCTTTCTAAAGGTTCTACTACAAATTTGCCATACTTTTTATCTTCAGAGATTTCTGCAACCTCAATATTGGGTCTTTCAAAATCAAACACTGCAAATACCCTCCTTTACGAACAATTATATCTAAGTCGTTAAGCAGATAAGAAGAATTCTCCTTATCTGCCTAATTTTTCTGTTATAATGAAATCTTATCTTACTTAGAATATAACTCGACTATAAGCATTTCATTAACGGGAACATCGATCATCTCTCTTGTAGGGAGCTGCTTAATTGTTCCTTTCATAGCTTCCTGGTCAACATCCATCCATTCAGGAGTAAGTCTTCCACCGGTAACCTCGAGGATTTCTTTATATCTCTGTAAGGATTTGGATTTTTCTCTTACTTCAACTACATCTCCAGCTTTTACCAAGTAAGAAGGAATATTTACAGCCTTGCCATTTACAAGGAAGTGCTTATGTCCAACTACCTGTCTTGCTTCTCTTCTTGTTCTCGCAAGTCCCATTCTAAACACTACATTATCAAGTCTGCTCTCGAGCATAGTCATAAGGTTTTCACCTGTAAGACCTGCCATCATTCTATCAGCTCTTTCATAGTAGTTTCTAAAGGGTTTCTCAAGAACACCGTAGATAAATTTTGCTTTCTGTTTTTCTCTTAATTGAAGACCATACTCGCTTATTTTCTTGCCTGATCTTACCGCTCTGTTTGATTTCTTATCATATCCTAAAAAAGAAGGCTCAAGTCCTAAAGCTCTGCATCTTTTTAAAACTGGTACTCTGTTTACTGCCATTTCGGGCTCCTTTCTGAATAAAGGCCTATAAGCCTTTCACTATTGTTTACAACGTAAGTTCTTAAGAACATTACGCATTCTTCCAACATGCTGCATATCCGCCTGGTAGACGGAATGTTTGTTACTATTCAGCCTACGGCTTCCTAGCAACAATTCATGCACAGAAATACTGCTATGCAGTATTGCGCGCTTGCCACACTCAGGTTTTCTGTGACCTTCGTTCACAAAAAACGCCTCGCGGTGTTGATGACGGAACTGTAACGAATATTTCGCAATTATACGCGGCGGCGTTTGGGAGGACGGCATCCATTGTGAGGAACGGGTGTTACGTCTCTGATACTCGTTACTTCAACTCCACAAGCCTGAAGTGCACGGATTGCTGCCTCACGTCCTGAACCTGGTCCTTTAACCATAACATCAACTGTTTTCAAACCATGTACAAGTGCAGCTTTTGTAGCAGTTTCTGCCGCCATCTGTGCTGCGTACGGAGTAGATTTCCTTGAACCTCTAAAACCAAGACCACCAGCACTTGCCCAGCTGAGAGCATTTCCTTCGTTGTCTGTCAATGTAACAATTGTATTGTTAAAAGAAGACTGGATATGTGCCTGTCCGTGTTCAACGTTTTTCTTGACACGTTTCTTTGTTACTTTTTTTGCAACTTTCTTTGCCATTTTAAACTAACCTACTTTCTCGACTTTTCATTTCCTGTTACATTTATTGTAACTGTTACTTTCGTTCTTAATTATTTCTTCTTATTAGCCACTGTACGTTTCGGGCCTTTTCTTGTTCTTGCATTCGTCTTAGTCTTCTGACCACGAACAGGAAGACCTTTTCTGTGACGAATACCTCTGTAGCATCCGATTTCCTGAAGTCTCTTGATGTTCATAGCGATTTCTCTACGAAGATCACCCTCTACCGTGAAATCGGTATCGATTACTTCGCTGAGTCTCTTTACTTCTTCATCTGTTAATTCTCTTACGCGTGTATCAGGATTAACCTGTGCCGCCTCAAGAATCTTGTTTGAACTTACTCTTCCTATACCATAGATATATGTGAGTCCTATCTCTACACGTTTTTCTCTAGGTAAGTCAACACCTGCAATACGAGCCATTTACATTTCCTCCATTTTTTGTTTCATGAAAAATTCATGATGTTACTAAGTTGATTGAGATGGCCTCCGGCACACCCAACCGGAATCAAATCCGACCTTTCCAAAGCACTACATTGGACTATCGTTCTTGTCTTTTAT encodes:
- a CDS encoding DNA-directed RNA polymerase subunit alpha; translated protein: MFDFERPNIEVAEISEDKKYGKFVVEPLERGYGITLGNSLRRIMLSSLPGAAVSQVKIEGVLHEFSSIPGVKEDVTEIIMNIKGLAIRNNSDTNEPKTAYVEFDGEGVVKASDIQVDQDIEILNPDLVIATLSGKDTKLYMELTISKGRGYVGADKNKLEDLPIGVIAIDSIYTPVERVNVTIENTRVGQITDYDKLTLDVYTNGTLVPDEAVSLAAKVLSEHLSLFIDLSENAKTAEVMVEKEDDEKEKVLEMSIDELELSVRSYNCLKRAGINTVEELTNKTPEDMMKVRNLGRKSLEEVLAKLKELGLQLNPSEE
- the rpsD gene encoding 30S ribosomal protein S4, producing the protein MAVNRVPVLKRCRALGLEPSFLGYDKKSNRAVRSGKKISEYGLQLREKQKAKFIYGVLEKPFRNYYERADRMMAGLTGENLMTMLESRLDNVVFRMGLARTRREARQVVGHKHFLVNGKAVNIPSYLVKAGDVVEVREKSKSLQRYKEILEVTGGRLTPEWMDVDQEAMKGTIKQLPTREMIDVPVNEMLIVELYSK
- the rpsK gene encoding 30S ribosomal protein S11, with product MAKKVAKKVTKKRVKKNVEHGQAHIQSSFNNTIVTLTDNEGNALSWASAGGLGFRGSRKSTPYAAQMAAETATKAALVHGLKTVDVMVKGPGSGREAAIRALQACGVEVTSIRDVTPVPHNGCRPPKRRRV
- the rpsM gene encoding 30S ribosomal protein S13; translation: MARIAGVDLPREKRVEIGLTYIYGIGRVSSNKILEAAQVNPDTRVRELTDEEVKRLSEVIDTDFTVEGDLRREIAMNIKRLQEIGCYRGIRHRKGLPVRGQKTKTNARTRKGPKRTVANKKK